The Acetivibrio saccincola genome window below encodes:
- a CDS encoding RidA family protein — MNIEVIKTDNAPEAIGPYSQAIAVGSFIYTSGQIPIHPKTGEVVGNEIQQQAEQVLENLKNVLEAAGSGMDKVVKTTVFIKDMNSFSKVNEVYAKYFKEPYPARSCVEVSKLPKDVLVEIEAVAVR, encoded by the coding sequence ATGAATATTGAAGTTATAAAGACAGATAATGCTCCTGAGGCAATAGGGCCGTATTCACAGGCAATTGCTGTGGGTTCATTTATTTACACATCAGGGCAAATTCCCATCCACCCAAAAACGGGGGAAGTGGTGGGAAATGAAATTCAGCAGCAGGCTGAGCAGGTGCTGGAGAATCTAAAAAATGTTCTTGAGGCAGCCGGCAGCGGTATGGACAAGGTGGTAAAGACCACTGTATTTATAAAGGATATGAACAGCTTCTCAAAAGTAAATGAAGTGTATGCCAAGTATTTCAAAGAGCCTTATCCGGCAAGGTCATGTGTGGAAGTGTCAAAACTTCCTAAAGATGTACTGGTGGAAATTGAAGCTGTTGCGGTAAGATAG
- a CDS encoding sulfite exporter TauE/SafE family protein, giving the protein MKLFLIGIVSGIVSGMGIGGGAILIPALVMFVKPPQHIAQSVNLLYFIPTAIVALIIHIKNKKIDFKIAVPIIIFGLFGAYIGSQIAVNLSEDTLRKCFGVFLFLIGINEMIRKDGKNKIKKNKDKIKK; this is encoded by the coding sequence ATGAAATTATTCTTAATAGGCATTGTGTCAGGAATAGTGAGTGGAATGGGGATAGGTGGCGGGGCTATACTAATACCAGCCCTTGTTATGTTTGTAAAGCCGCCCCAGCACATAGCCCAGAGTGTCAATTTACTATATTTTATACCTACTGCAATAGTTGCACTTATTATACACATAAAGAATAAAAAAATAGATTTTAAAATTGCAGTGCCCATTATTATATTCGGGCTATTTGGGGCATATATAGGTTCGCAGATTGCAGTTAATTTGTCCGAGGATACTTTAAGAAAATGTTTTGGTGTTTTTTTATTTTTGATAGGCATTAACGAAATGATAAGAAAGGATGGGAAAAATAAAATAAAAAAAAATAAAGATAAAATTAAAAAATAA
- a CDS encoding GNAT family N-acetyltransferase, with the protein MLNISYIEGGRELLEEVRPLWIKKRKYHKEKSTYFPHKFAQMTFDGRTEEMLEKSEIRVVIAKDREKDKYVGFCISTIDEKRLGMIESIFIEEEYRRNRIAENLMNLSLKWMDEKGVKNKRLNVAIGNEEVLNFYKRFNFKPFLIILEQKNDDNPANDNSANDNPENNL; encoded by the coding sequence GTGTTAAATATCAGCTATATAGAGGGAGGTCGGGAATTACTTGAAGAAGTAAGACCTCTGTGGATAAAAAAAAGAAAGTATCATAAAGAAAAATCAACATATTTTCCTCATAAGTTTGCACAGATGACATTTGACGGGAGAACGGAGGAAATGCTTGAGAAGTCAGAAATAAGAGTTGTTATAGCAAAAGATAGGGAAAAAGATAAGTATGTTGGATTTTGTATATCCACTATTGATGAAAAAAGACTTGGGATGATTGAGTCTATTTTTATTGAAGAGGAATACAGAAGAAACAGAATAGCTGAAAACCTCATGAATTTATCATTAAAATGGATGGATGAAAAAGGAGTAAAAAATAAAAGGCTTAATGTGGCAATAGGAAATGAAGAGGTTTTGAATTTTTATAAAAGGTTTAATTTTAAGCCGTTTCTAATTATTTTAGAACAAAAAAATGATGACAACCCTGCAAATGATAACTCTGCAAATGACAACCCTGAAAATAATTTATAA
- a CDS encoding MalY/PatB family protein produces MRNIFDEVVDRKNTNSMKWDFCKEVFGKADILPMWVADMDFQSPSVIVEALVQRARHGVFGYTKASENLSASLSGWMKKRHNWQIEKDWIVYSPGIVTSIKTAILAYTNPGDKILIQTPVYHPFYSSIKNNERELITNPLKNNNGYYEIDFEDLEKKLAENNVKAMIFCTPHNPIGRVWRANELEEVLRLCKKYDVFIISDEIHSDLVFKGYKHIPTGLRDGDFKNYISLVSPTKTFNIAGLSISAAIIPDEGLRGKFVYALKKTGADMLNIFGLTAAEAAYTYCEDWLDELLLYLEGNLNMLEKFFKDNIPQIRVIRPEATYLAWLDCNELPVLPEKLNDFFVNEAGVGLNDGLIFGIEGSGFQRLNFACPKAVLSEGLEKIKKAVEKLVN; encoded by the coding sequence ATGAGAAATATATTTGACGAGGTTGTAGACAGGAAAAACACCAACAGTATGAAGTGGGACTTTTGTAAAGAAGTATTTGGAAAGGCGGATATTCTTCCTATGTGGGTGGCTGATATGGATTTTCAGTCCCCGTCTGTTATAGTTGAGGCACTTGTGCAAAGAGCCCGCCACGGGGTATTTGGATATACCAAGGCGTCGGAGAACCTTTCGGCATCTTTGTCCGGGTGGATGAAAAAAAGACATAACTGGCAGATAGAAAAAGACTGGATTGTATATAGTCCAGGTATTGTTACTTCGATAAAAACTGCAATACTTGCATATACTAATCCAGGGGATAAGATTTTGATACAAACACCTGTGTATCACCCTTTTTATTCTAGTATTAAGAATAATGAAAGGGAGCTTATTACAAATCCTCTTAAAAACAATAACGGATATTATGAAATTGATTTTGAAGATCTTGAAAAAAAACTTGCTGAAAACAATGTGAAGGCAATGATTTTTTGCACCCCCCACAACCCCATTGGAAGGGTGTGGAGAGCTAATGAGCTTGAAGAGGTGTTAAGGCTTTGTAAAAAATATGATGTTTTTATTATTTCAGACGAAATACATTCAGATTTAGTGTTTAAAGGGTATAAGCATATTCCCACCGGTTTGCGGGACGGGGATTTTAAAAACTATATTTCGTTGGTGTCACCTACAAAAACATTTAATATAGCGGGACTTTCCATATCTGCTGCAATAATACCTGATGAAGGTCTCAGGGGAAAGTTTGTTTATGCTTTAAAAAAAACCGGTGCAGATATGCTGAATATTTTTGGCTTGACGGCGGCAGAAGCTGCTTATACATATTGCGAAGATTGGCTGGATGAATTACTTTTATATCTTGAGGGCAATTTAAATATGCTGGAGAAATTTTTTAAGGACAATATTCCTCAAATAAGAGTAATAAGACCGGAGGCAACATACCTGGCATGGCTTGACTGCAATGAACTGCCAGTTCTGCCGGAGAAGCTTAATGACTTTTTTGTTAATGAAGCGGGTGTAGGGTTAAATGATGGTTTAATATTTGGTATAGAAGGTTCTGGATTTCAGAGATTAAATTTTGCTTGCCCTAAAGCAGTTTTATCAGAGGGTTTGGAGAAAATAAAGAAAGCAGTAGAAAAACTCGTCAATTGA
- a CDS encoding copper amine oxidase N-terminal domain-containing protein: MKKIAFILVLITVVSTILTVNIFAAKIPLRVVVNGSRINFPDAQPFIDENGRTQVPVRFVSEALGADVGWDGKTKTVTIEQGRNKITLVVGKSEYTVNGKTMEMDTTVLLLEDRTFVPVRFVSEGLGANVEWNASIRTVYITTGGAVPTPSPEEGEIRYYDGIAFNPATDVDEFGRMTIEKSQEFLLKMADQLAFVKENGKYYIIGEYPEIPEEFEWSLGIGINLKSGGTRTFAPGTRVPGFDIPREGTFKKDTTGLIEINDVRGIGIVIAVRNKEIKEYLGVLEIAYLMEGTLGDGTTRRANFIPETAKNQRIPYTDTFNFEKMFQW, translated from the coding sequence ATGAAAAAGATTGCTTTTATACTAGTACTAATAACAGTTGTAAGCACAATACTTACAGTAAATATTTTTGCTGCAAAAATACCTCTTCGTGTGGTGGTAAACGGCAGTAGGATAAACTTTCCTGATGCCCAGCCCTTTATTGATGAAAATGGCCGTACACAAGTACCTGTAAGATTTGTAAGTGAGGCATTAGGAGCAGATGTAGGATGGGACGGCAAAACAAAGACGGTCACTATAGAACAGGGAAGAAATAAAATAACTTTGGTGGTAGGGAAATCAGAGTATACAGTTAACGGCAAGACAATGGAAATGGACACAACTGTGCTTTTATTGGAAGACAGGACATTTGTACCTGTAAGGTTTGTAAGTGAGGGACTAGGTGCAAATGTTGAGTGGAATGCTTCAATAAGGACGGTGTATATAACAACGGGAGGGGCTGTACCAACTCCAAGTCCTGAAGAGGGGGAAATAAGGTATTATGACGGCATTGCCTTTAATCCTGCAACAGATGTTGATGAATTTGGAAGGATGACGATAGAGAAGTCCCAGGAGTTTTTATTGAAGATGGCAGACCAGTTAGCTTTTGTGAAAGAAAATGGTAAGTATTATATTATAGGTGAGTATCCAGAAATACCGGAGGAATTTGAGTGGTCATTAGGGATTGGTATAAACCTTAAAAGCGGGGGTACACGAACTTTTGCTCCAGGAACCAGGGTACCAGGGTTTGATATACCTCGAGAAGGAACTTTCAAAAAGGATACAACAGGACTAATAGAAATAAATGATGTTAGGGGAATTGGTATAGTTATTGCAGTTCGTAATAAAGAAATAAAAGAGTATTTAGGGGTATTAGAAATTGCTTATTTGATGGAAGGTACATTAGGTGATGGGACAACGAGAAGAGCAAACTTTATTCCAGAGACGGCAAAAAATCAAAGAATACCTTATACCGATACTTTTAACTTTGAGAAGATGTTTCAATGGTAA
- a CDS encoding YceG family protein, producing MLIPLSRRNGFSIRKTHVIPIYFYRYIGIKENKDIYYKELTNLDNRLLELGNLYLKFIKPIPFLFHDEISNSAGNIWEEVAENLNKKQDNTYLLYNAGIFPYVKSVHLLLQW from the coding sequence ATTTTAATTCCGCTATCAAGAAGAAATGGTTTTTCCATTAGAAAAACACATGTAATTCCAATATACTTTTACAGATATATAGGTATAAAGGAAAACAAAGATATATATTATAAGGAACTGACTAATTTAGATAATAGACTTTTAGAACTTGGAAACTTATATTTAAAGTTTATTAAACCTATACCTTTTTTATTTCATGATGAAATTTCAAATTCTGCCGGAAATATATGGGAAGAAGTGGCTGAAAATCTAAATAAAAAACAAGACAACACATATCTTTTGTACAATGCAGGAATATTTCCATATGTTAAATCAGTACACTTACTGCTTCAATGGTGA
- a CDS encoding Rpn family recombination-promoting nuclease/putative transposase: MPEGRINKEHDLGYKHLLTHKKTFIQLLRSFVKEDWVKEIDESQVMLINKSYVLQDFKEKESDIVYRLKIKDRNVIFYCLLELQSSVDYQMPLRLLFYMIEIWRDILKNTEHHEAERKGFKLPCIVPIVLYNGVNNWTVCRSFREMLDGSEIFSNHVLDFNYILFDVNRYEEEELLGLANLISGVFLLDQKIDSEQLKDRLVKMIEILGDLSEEEFGLFKGWLKWILKPRISEELRFKIDDILEKSRPTEVENMVYNLANTIDEMTQKAMEKGIEEGIQKGIQKGIEEGIQKGIEEGLQKGIKEGVLKVAKSALEKGAGIDFVASITELDIEIVKKLKEEIERTK, from the coding sequence ATGCCGGAAGGAAGGATAAATAAGGAACATGACCTGGGCTACAAGCATTTATTGACGCATAAAAAGACCTTTATTCAACTGTTGAGAAGTTTTGTAAAAGAAGACTGGGTAAAGGAAATAGATGAAAGTCAGGTTATGCTGATAAATAAGAGTTATGTTTTGCAGGATTTTAAGGAAAAAGAATCGGATATAGTATATAGGTTAAAAATAAAGGATAGGAACGTAATATTTTATTGTTTGTTGGAACTGCAATCATCAGTTGATTATCAAATGCCGCTAAGACTGTTGTTCTACATGATAGAGATATGGCGTGATATACTGAAAAACACTGAGCATCATGAGGCAGAGCGAAAGGGTTTTAAACTTCCCTGTATAGTACCTATTGTACTGTACAATGGAGTAAATAATTGGACGGTATGCAGAAGTTTTAGGGAAATGCTTGATGGCAGTGAAATATTTTCAAATCATGTATTAGATTTTAATTATATATTGTTTGATGTAAACAGATATGAGGAAGAGGAACTGCTGGGACTTGCAAACCTTATATCAGGAGTATTTCTATTGGACCAGAAAATAGATTCTGAACAGTTAAAGGACAGGTTGGTAAAAATGATAGAGATATTAGGGGACCTGTCGGAAGAGGAATTTGGTTTATTTAAAGGTTGGCTAAAATGGATATTAAAGCCGAGGATATCAGAGGAATTGCGTTTTAAGATAGATGACATACTGGAAAAATCGAGACCAACGGAGGTGGAAAATATGGTTTACAATCTTGCCAATACAATTGACGAAATGACTCAAAAAGCTATGGAAAAGGGAATAGAAGAAGGAATACAAAAGGGAATACAAAAGGGAATAGAAGAGGGAATACAAAAGGGAATAGAAGAAGGATTACAAAAGGGAATAAAAGAAGGGGTATTGAAAGTTGCGAAATCAGCCTTGGAGAAGGGGGCAGGCATAGACTTTGTAGCAAGTATTACCGAATTGGATATTGAAATAGTAAAGAAACTAAAGGAAGAAATTGAAAGGACAAAATAA
- a CDS encoding copper amine oxidase N-terminal domain-containing protein — protein sequence MKKIAFILVLITVVSTILTVNIFAAKIPLRVVVNGSRINFPDAQPFIDENGRTQVPVRFVSEALGADVGWDGKTKTVTIEQGKNKISLVVGKSEYTVNGKTMEMDTTVLLLEDRTFVPVRFVSEGLGANVEWNASIRTVYITTGGAVPTPSPEEGEIRYYDGIAFNPATDVDEFGRMTIEKSQEFLLKMADQLSFVKENGKYYIVGEYPEIPEEFEWAVGIGIILKSGGVRNFSTGTARKDYLIPREGSFKKDTTGLIDINDIEGFNIVIVVQNKEIKRDLGRLSISYIIHGTFYDGTTKRAVFIPESGAISRISYTDTFNFEKMFRW from the coding sequence ATGAAAAAGATTGCTTTTATACTAGTACTAATAACAGTTGTAAGCACAATACTTACAGTAAATATTTTTGCTGCAAAAATACCTCTTCGTGTGGTGGTAAACGGCAGTAGGATAAACTTTCCTGATGCCCAGCCCTTTATTGATGAAAATGGCCGTACACAAGTACCTGTAAGATTTGTAAGTGAGGCATTAGGAGCAGATGTAGGATGGGACGGCAAAACAAAGACGGTCACTATAGAGCAGGGAAAAAATAAGATATCTTTGGTGGTAGGGAAATCAGAGTATACAGTTAACGGCAAGACAATGGAAATGGACACAACTGTGCTTTTATTGGAAGACAGGACATTTGTACCTGTAAGGTTTGTAAGTGAGGGACTAGGTGCAAATGTTGAGTGGAATGCTTCAATAAGGACGGTGTATATAACAACGGGAGGGGCTGTACCAACTCCAAGTCCTGAAGAGGGGGAAATAAGGTATTATGACGGCATTGCGTTTAATCCTGCAACAGATGTTGATGAATTTGGAAGGATGACAATAGAGAAGTCTCAGGAGTTTTTATTAAAGATGGCGGATCAGTTGTCATTTGTTAAGGAAAACGGCAAGTATTATATTGTAGGCGAATATCCAGAAATACCGGAAGAATTTGAATGGGCAGTAGGGATTGGCATAATTCTTAAAAGCGGAGGAGTACGGAATTTTTCAACCGGAACTGCCCGTAAAGATTATCTTATACCGAGAGAAGGAAGTTTTAAAAAGGATACAACAGGATTGATAGATATAAATGATATTGAAGGTTTTAATATAGTTATTGTAGTACAAAATAAAGAAATAAAAAGGGATTTGGGAAGATTAAGTATTTCATATATAATTCATGGAACATTTTATGATGGCACAACAAAGAGAGCAGTCTTTATTCCAGAGTCAGGTGCAATTTCACGAATATCTTATACCGATACTTTTAATTTTGAAAAAATGTTTCGATGGTAA
- a CDS encoding S1C family serine protease: protein MVKAFSDILNLFWSNSDNKSITILKNFGLKLLNWIHEYVPGLFCDFCTANAKSTEIHNPKVMFYGDIKKHEIYFLILLSKLGTDVLYINTMAKDEFEDVDKHSRHSYVYKLPYTQPLEEFPRFKLQQKSNIIKSNTNTVIPPINYTPLETKKAENFAEKIHTAEKVEKTKKSLEELAQLSNSTVMIRTYDKNGKILGSGSGVVISNNGLIVTNYHVIEKGFYFGVIFEGMEENSQYETHTVINRNPDKDLALIKLPIKTNAIAISRGEDIARGQKVVAIGSPLGLMNTFSEGIISGFRKSQKCDFIQTTAPMSPGSSGGALLNMYGELIGVASAGFIDGQNINLAVPSKYVLDMLEEKSTVIGMELMEMYSSFSYNNIRINFDGLFGRSIVGCYNILLYQSRTDRTNLLELVKNRDFSNTLVNYYINIISNLMSKHSIQVYELQLGAGNYIFTYSYRKGKITNKGWEYINL, encoded by the coding sequence ATGGTGAAAGCATTCTCTGATATACTGAACCTTTTTTGGTCTAATTCTGATAATAAAAGCATTACCATATTAAAAAATTTTGGACTGAAGCTTTTAAATTGGATACATGAATATGTGCCTGGTTTATTTTGTGATTTTTGCACAGCTAATGCTAAATCTACAGAAATACACAATCCTAAAGTAATGTTTTACGGGGACATAAAAAAGCACGAAATATATTTTCTCATATTGCTTTCTAAACTTGGAACTGATGTTTTATATATAAACACTATGGCAAAGGATGAATTTGAAGATGTTGACAAACACTCCCGGCACTCTTATGTTTATAAACTCCCGTACACCCAGCCGCTAGAAGAGTTTCCCCGGTTTAAACTACAGCAAAAAAGCAACATTATTAAAAGCAATACTAATACAGTGATCCCTCCAATAAATTATACTCCTTTAGAAACTAAAAAAGCAGAAAATTTTGCTGAGAAAATACATACAGCGGAAAAAGTAGAAAAAACTAAAAAGTCCCTGGAAGAATTGGCTCAGCTTTCAAATTCAACAGTAATGATAAGAACTTATGATAAAAACGGGAAAATTCTCGGCAGCGGCTCAGGAGTGGTAATTAGCAATAACGGACTTATTGTCACCAATTATCATGTTATAGAAAAAGGTTTTTATTTTGGAGTGATTTTTGAAGGCATGGAGGAAAATTCCCAATACGAAACCCATACGGTAATAAACAGAAACCCTGACAAAGACTTGGCTTTAATAAAACTTCCTATTAAAACCAACGCTATAGCAATAAGCAGGGGTGAAGACATTGCAAGAGGTCAAAAAGTTGTTGCCATCGGAAGCCCTTTAGGATTAATGAATACTTTTTCAGAGGGCATAATATCAGGATTTAGAAAATCTCAAAAATGTGATTTTATACAAACTACAGCACCTATGTCACCGGGAAGTTCCGGAGGAGCCCTACTTAATATGTATGGTGAGCTTATAGGTGTGGCATCAGCCGGTTTTATAGATGGGCAGAATATAAACCTTGCTGTACCAAGTAAATATGTTTTAGATATGTTGGAGGAAAAATCCACAGTAATCGGTATGGAATTAATGGAAATGTATTCATCCTTTAGTTATAATAACATCAGGATTAATTTTGACGGACTGTTTGGCAGAAGCATTGTTGGATGCTATAATATTTTGTTATATCAATCCAGAACAGATAGAACAAATTTACTTGAGCTTGTAAAAAATAGAGATTTTTCAAATACTCTTGTAAATTATTATATAAATATTATTTCTAACCTTATGTCTAAACACAGCATCCAGGTTTATGAATTGCAATTAGGGGCTGGAAATTATATATTCACATATTCATATAGAAAAGGTAAAATTACAAACAAAGGCTGGGAATATATAAATTTATAA
- a CDS encoding LysE family transporter, which translates to MFFKSFLIGFSGAMVPGTMLGVTIDGSLKKGWKAGPLIVLGHGILEILLIIVMVMGFRDFFTNPVVGGIIGLAGGVFLAWMGYGMIKSGKNKSVSLENQETGNSIMGKNLVLVGLIVSATNPYFIIWWASTGMELIRQALTIGVIGILFFFAGHILSDFIWYSSVSLAFSKGKKLISDNVYRWIILFLGVFIMGFSIYFISGGLKMLINA; encoded by the coding sequence ATGTTTTTTAAATCTTTTTTAATAGGCTTTTCAGGGGCAATGGTGCCGGGAACTATGCTGGGAGTCACCATTGATGGAAGCTTAAAAAAAGGATGGAAAGCAGGTCCTTTGATAGTATTAGGTCATGGGATATTGGAAATTTTATTGATTATAGTTATGGTTATGGGGTTTAGAGATTTTTTTACTAATCCGGTAGTTGGAGGAATTATCGGGCTGGCAGGTGGTGTTTTTCTTGCATGGATGGGGTATGGAATGATAAAATCAGGTAAAAATAAATCAGTTTCTTTGGAAAATCAAGAAACAGGCAATAGTATCATGGGTAAAAATCTCGTACTGGTAGGGTTGATTGTAAGTGCTACCAATCCTTACTTTATTATTTGGTGGGCATCTACGGGTATGGAATTAATACGTCAGGCTCTTACTATAGGGGTTATAGGTATTTTATTTTTCTTTGCCGGTCATATTTTATCGGACTTTATATGGTATTCGTCAGTTTCATTGGCATTTTCAAAAGGAAAGAAATTAATAAGTGATAATGTGTATCGCTGGATTATTCTGTTTTTGGGCGTATTTATTATGGGCTTTTCCATATACTTTATAAGCGGCGGTTTGAAAATGCTTATTAATGCATGA
- a CDS encoding AAA family ATPase, translating into MTVHFFTRLESAGLHENIFTQAAIEAIYSASKGVPRLVNSLATSSLMYACSIKQKHVDEEIVYQGQKDFDI; encoded by the coding sequence ATGACGGTACATTTTTTTACAAGGCTAGAATCTGCCGGTTTACATGAAAATATATTTACCCAGGCTGCAATTGAAGCTATTTATTCTGCATCAAAAGGCGTACCCCGCCTTGTTAACAGTCTTGCAACCTCAAGCCTTATGTATGCTTGTTCAATAAAGCAAAAGCATGTAGATGAAGAAATCGTATACCAAGGACAAAAAGACTTTGATATCTAA
- a CDS encoding sulfite exporter TauE/SafE family protein has translation MDLLNKFAKANKKYFKYIVIGMVTGIANGLFGSGGGTLAVPAMVYLLGSDEHKAHATAISIILPLTIVSSFFYIKNNLVDWTLTYKVVTGGIVGGYIGAKLLNICPAGILRKIFAIFIIAAAIRMIM, from the coding sequence ATGGATTTATTAAATAAATTTGCTAAAGCGAATAAAAAATATTTTAAATATATAGTAATAGGGATGGTTACAGGTATTGCTAACGGACTTTTTGGTTCAGGAGGCGGCACATTGGCAGTACCTGCCATGGTATATTTGCTGGGAAGTGATGAGCATAAAGCTCATGCGACTGCTATTTCCATTATTCTGCCCCTTACAATTGTGAGCAGCTTTTTTTATATTAAAAATAATCTGGTGGACTGGACTTTGACCTATAAAGTGGTGACGGGAGGTATTGTAGGAGGATATATAGGAGCTAAACTTCTAAACATATGTCCTGCCGGGATCCTTAGAAAAATTTTTGCAATATTTATTATTGCTGCAGCAATCAGGATGATAATGTAG
- a CDS encoding GNAT family N-acetyltransferase, with protein MSINIQIVERKIEVGEYIDLRKAVGWKILDIEYIEKGLSNSLFCVCAQMENEVIGMARVIGDGSICFYIQDVIVKPQYQSLGVGKMLMESVMSYISKNAAEGAGIGLMSTKGKEGFYEKFGFWRRPNDNYGHGMVQYWEKEK; from the coding sequence ATGTCAATAAATATTCAAATTGTTGAAAGAAAAATAGAAGTTGGGGAGTATATTGATTTAAGAAAAGCAGTGGGATGGAAGATTCTAGATATTGAATACATTGAAAAGGGTTTAAGTAATTCATTGTTTTGTGTTTGTGCACAAATGGAAAATGAAGTTATCGGAATGGCGAGGGTAATTGGTGATGGTAGCATTTGTTTTTATATACAGGATGTAATTGTAAAACCCCAATATCAAAGCTTGGGAGTTGGCAAGATGTTAATGGAAAGTGTAATGTCATATATTTCAAAAAATGCTGCTGAAGGTGCAGGAATTGGACTAATGTCTACAAAAGGGAAAGAAGGGTTTTATGAGAAATTTGGATTTTGGCGAAGGCCCAACGATAATTATGGACACGGAATGGTGCAATATTGGGAAAAAGAGAAGTAG